The following coding sequences lie in one Musa acuminata AAA Group cultivar baxijiao chromosome BXJ1-8, Cavendish_Baxijiao_AAA, whole genome shotgun sequence genomic window:
- the LOC103994568 gene encoding transcription factor MYB4 — protein MVKKMAERGKKKGVTESVVNRGAWTAEEDQKLVEYVRAHGDKNWRTLPAKAGINRCGKSCRLRWLNYLRPGIKRGNISKEEDDLIIRLHNLLGNRWSLIAGRLPGRTDNEIKNHWNTHLCKRSLTIDDLNLELNQNVDSATPFASNHHDFTTGSDAMEELHLAIMTSPPDGTTHDHEPLRLLSPELHLLDLDSVPTLNGGGGNTSNEFGAEAYETGGGDGNGSLDGVMGGISGTKSDAQAVFDELDRWLIGCEDLALYFLN, from the exons ATGGTGAAGAAGATGgcagaaagagggaagaagaagggAGTGACGGAGAGCGTGGTGAACAGAGGAGCTTGGACGGCTGAGGAGGACCAGAAGCTGGTGGAATACGTCAGAGCCCACGGTGACAAGAACTGGAGAACCCTCCCCGCAAAAGctg GGATAAATAGATGCGGTAAGAGTTGTAGGTTGAGATGGTTAAACTACTTGAGACCAGGGATCAAAAGAGGAAACATATCGAAAGAGGAAGACGACCTCATAATTCGACTTCATAACCTTTTGGGAAACAG ATGGTCGCTCATTGCCGGAAGGTTACCAGGACGAACGGACAACGAGATAAAGAATCACTGGAATACTCACTTGTGCAAAAGGTCACTGACCATTGATGACCTCAATCTCGAGCTGAATCAAAACGTCGACAGCGCTACTCCGTTCGCATCAAACCATCATGACTTCACCACGGGATCGGACGCGATGGAGGAGTTGCATCTTGCCATCATGACTTCACCACCGGATGGCACTACTCATGATCATGAGCCCCTACGATTACTGTCGCCCGAGTTGCATCTTTTGGACTTGGACTCGGTGCCCACACTGAACGGTGGTGGTGGAAACACCAGCAATGAATTTGGAGCGGAAGCTTATGAGACTGGAGGTGGAGATGGAAATGGTTCTCTAGATGGAGTCATGGGTGGCATTTCTGGAACCAAATCAGATGCACAGGCGGTGTTCGATGAGCTGGACAGGTGGCTCATAGGCTGTGAGGACCTTGCATTATATTTTCTCAATTGA